A single Carassius carassius chromosome 3, fCarCar2.1, whole genome shotgun sequence DNA region contains:
- the ttc5 gene encoding tetratricopeptide repeat protein 5, with product MLKMAEVDDGEQKTTDKDDLQVLKELVDDLYSFRDRYFETHSVEDAGRKQNDVAQEMAKTLKRLEEKEDLYKHSAQFLLQRGRCLNVAPGFSQTSEECLSRAVKLEPGLVEGWNTLGEQYWKKGDLTAAKTCFTGALQQSKNKVSLRSLSMVLRRLPPEEDPQEQSKRILESVELAKKAVQLDVTNGTSWYILGNAYISMFFTSGQNPQLSQQALSAYAQAEKIDKASSMNPDLHFNRATLFQYEEMYSSALDGFSRAAALDPGWEDAREREKLLLNYLDQVIMLIENKGKVKARRLRNMLSSLSTSALGPCSSPQFRSPSGRVGSLEPRSLSALTHGHNGGVAALGKVIFSLASEGRMAFTFGLVDSDESCCVVMVYNTADSWGVLIGDTVVIPEPQVKRHSVTHKDKSYDFRSIRVETPLLLIVNGKRQVMKSQSAAFVTYKPQSE from the exons ATGTTAAAGATGGCCGAGGTTGATGATGGGGAGCAGAAAACAACAGACAAAGATGACTTGCAAGTGTTAAAG GAACTGGTAGATGATCTTTACTCCTTTAGGGACCGTTACTTTGAGACGCACAGTGTTGAAGACGCTGGTAGGAAACAGAATGATGTTGCTCAAGAAATGGCAAAGACACTTAAGAGGCTGGAGGAAAAAGAAG ATTTGTACAAACACAGTGCTCAGTTCCTGCTGCAGCGGGGTCGGTGTCTAAACGTGGCTCCGGGGTTCAGTCAGACTTCAGAGGAGTGTCTGTCCCGGGCTGTTAAACTGGAACCAGGTCTGGTTGAGGGCTGGAACACACTGGGAGAGCAGTACTGGAAAAAAGGAGACCTGACCGCGGCCAAGACCTGCTTCACAGGTGCACTACAGCAG AGTAAGAACAAAGTGTCTCTAAGAAGCCTGTCTATGGTGCTGCGACGGCTGCCACCGGAAGAAGATCCACAGGAGCAGAGCAAACGCATTCTGGAGAGCGTGGAGCTGGCCAAGAAGGCTGTGCAACTCGATGTCACCAATGGGACTTCGTGGT ATATTTTAGGGAACGCGTATATCTCCATGTTTTTTACCAGTGGACAAAACCCACAGCTCTCTCAACAAGCCCTCAGTGCCTATGCACAGGCT GAGAAAATTGACAAAGCATCCTCAATGAATCCTGACCTCCACTTCAACAGAGCTACG TTGTTCCAGTATGAGGAGATGTACAGTTCAGCTCTGGATGGATTCAGCCGTGCTGCAGCTCTGGATCCTGGCTGGGAAgatgcgcgagagagagaaaaactgcTGCTAAATTACCTAGACCAGGTTATAATGTTAATAGAGAATAAG GGAAAAGTAAAAGCGCGGCGTCTTCGTAACATGCTCTCCTCACTCAGTACCTCTGCTTTGGGCCCGTGCTCCTCCCCTCAGTTCCGGTCTCCCTCAGGCCGCGTGGGGAGCCTTGAACCCCGCAGCTTATCCGCTCTCACTCATGGCCACAACGGCGGGGTGGCAGCGCTAGGAAAAGTGATCTTCAGCCTGGCCTCAGAGGGCCGTATGGCCTT CACATTTGGCTTGGTGGACAGTGATGAGAGCTGCTGTGTGGTCATGGTGTATAATACAGCAGACAGCTGGGGTGTTTTAATAGGGGATACTGTAGTCATTCCTGAACCACAGGTTAAACGGCACAGCGTAACACATAAAGATAAG TCATATGACTTCCGAAGTATACGTGTGGAAACTCCCTTGCTCCTTATAGTCAATGGGAAAAGACAGGTGATGAAAAGCCAAAGTGCAGCCTTTGTTACTTACAAACCACAAAGTGAATGA